The following are encoded in a window of Variovorax paradoxus genomic DNA:
- a CDS encoding NAD+ synthase, which produces MTLKLAIAQLNFVVGDLAGNAQKIVGAAREAYAQGARLLLTPELSIAGYAAEDLFLRPAFTEACDDAVKGIAAALADLKDMVVVVGHPSGVSLRSRSVAVQLRHNAASVIKEGRILETYAKRELPNYQVFDERRYFTPGQGTCVFEAGGVSVGLLICEDAWFDAPAELARAGGAEVLAVINASPYHVGKEGERVARMADRARAVGLPLVYAHLVGGQDEVVFDGASFALQADGALAAQAESFRERLVFMELAHGAQGGVAVVADPSAIAAPRDAEAQLWDALVLGVRDYIGKNGFPGAILGLSGGIDSALVLAIAVDALGKDKVRAVMMPSPYTADISWIDARDMAGRLGVRYDEISIRDTFESFKAALAGEFKGRPEDTAEENIQARIRGTLLMGLSNKFGAIVLTTGNKSEMATGYCTLYGDMAGGFAVIKDLLKTTVFALARWRNAHDPYGTGAAPIPERIITRPPSAELRPDQTDQDSLPPYDVLDGILARYMQDDEGIDEIIAAGYDRAVVERVARLIRINEYKRRQAPVGIRVTHRSFGKDWRYPITSKFNETAGAPKP; this is translated from the coding sequence ATGACGCTCAAGCTCGCCATCGCGCAACTCAATTTTGTGGTGGGCGACCTCGCCGGCAATGCGCAGAAGATCGTCGGCGCCGCCCGCGAGGCCTACGCGCAGGGCGCGCGCCTTCTGCTGACACCCGAACTCTCGATCGCCGGCTATGCGGCGGAGGACCTGTTCCTCCGTCCCGCCTTCACCGAAGCCTGTGATGATGCCGTGAAAGGCATCGCCGCCGCGCTGGCCGATCTCAAAGACATGGTCGTGGTGGTGGGGCATCCCAGCGGCGTCAGCCTGCGCAGCCGATCCGTGGCGGTGCAACTGCGCCACAACGCGGCCAGCGTCATCAAGGAAGGCCGCATCCTCGAAACCTACGCCAAGCGCGAGCTGCCGAACTACCAGGTGTTCGACGAGCGCCGCTACTTCACGCCGGGGCAGGGCACCTGCGTGTTCGAGGCGGGCGGCGTGTCGGTCGGCCTGCTGATCTGCGAAGACGCCTGGTTCGACGCGCCGGCCGAGCTGGCGCGCGCCGGCGGCGCCGAGGTGCTGGCGGTGATCAACGCCTCCCCGTACCACGTGGGCAAGGAAGGCGAGCGCGTGGCGCGCATGGCCGACCGCGCACGCGCCGTGGGCCTGCCGCTGGTCTACGCCCACCTGGTGGGCGGGCAGGACGAGGTGGTGTTCGACGGCGCCTCGTTCGCGCTGCAGGCCGACGGTGCACTGGCCGCGCAGGCCGAGAGCTTTCGCGAGCGGCTGGTTTTCATGGAACTCGCACATGGAGCGCAGGGCGGCGTCGCTGTCGTGGCCGATCCGTCGGCCATCGCCGCGCCACGAGATGCCGAAGCGCAGCTGTGGGACGCCCTGGTGCTCGGCGTGCGCGATTACATCGGCAAGAACGGTTTTCCGGGCGCGATCCTCGGGCTCTCGGGCGGCATCGATTCGGCGCTGGTGCTCGCGATCGCGGTCGACGCGCTGGGCAAGGACAAGGTCCGCGCGGTGATGATGCCCTCGCCCTACACGGCCGACATCAGCTGGATCGATGCGCGCGACATGGCGGGCCGGCTGGGCGTGCGCTACGACGAGATTTCGATCAGGGACACCTTCGAGTCCTTCAAGGCCGCGCTGGCCGGGGAGTTCAAGGGGCGGCCGGAAGACACGGCCGAAGAGAACATCCAGGCCCGCATCCGCGGCACGCTGCTCATGGGGCTGTCGAACAAGTTCGGCGCGATCGTGCTGACCACCGGCAACAAGAGCGAGATGGCCACCGGCTACTGCACGCTCTACGGCGACATGGCGGGCGGCTTCGCGGTCATCAAGGACCTGCTCAAGACCACGGTGTTCGCGCTGGCGCGCTGGCGCAACGCCCACGACCCGTACGGCACCGGCGCGGCGCCGATTCCCGAGCGCATCATCACGCGCCCCCCGAGCGCCGAACTGCGCCCCGACCAGACCGACCAGGACAGCCTGCCGCCGTACGACGTGCTGGACGGCATCCTGGCACGCTACATGCAGGACGATGAAGGCATCGACGAGATCATTGCCGCGGGCTACGACCGCGCGGTGGTCGAGCGGGTTGCGCGGCTCATCAGGATCAACGAATACAAGCGGCGCCAGGCGCCCGTAGGCATCCGGGTCACCCACCGAAGCTTCGGCAAGGATTGGCGTTACCCTATCACCAGCAAGTTCAACGAAACCGCCGGAGCACCAAAACCATGA
- a CDS encoding TIGR00730 family Rossman fold protein encodes MTPEFSICVYCGSRPGERPEFSQAAQAVGHWIGQNGGQLVYGGGRTGLMGTVAEATRLAGGRVVGIIPKALVDKELANPLCDELHVVDTMHERKAMMGERADAFLAMAGGIGTFEELFEIWTWRQLGYHDKPTGILNTAGYYDGLLGFLAHSVREGFMGEWQMDLVRTGTDVPELLTALRAEVPLHPRDDKLSENL; translated from the coding sequence ATGACTCCTGAATTTTCGATTTGCGTGTATTGCGGCTCGCGCCCCGGCGAGCGCCCCGAGTTTTCCCAGGCCGCCCAGGCCGTGGGCCACTGGATCGGCCAGAACGGCGGCCAGCTCGTCTACGGCGGCGGCCGCACCGGCCTGATGGGTACCGTGGCCGAGGCCACCCGGCTGGCCGGCGGCCGCGTCGTCGGCATCATTCCCAAGGCCCTGGTCGACAAGGAACTGGCCAACCCCCTGTGCGACGAGCTGCACGTGGTCGACACCATGCACGAGCGCAAGGCCATGATGGGCGAGCGCGCCGACGCCTTCCTCGCGATGGCGGGCGGCATCGGCACCTTTGAAGAGCTGTTCGAGATCTGGACCTGGCGCCAGCTCGGCTACCACGACAAGCCGACCGGCATCCTCAACACCGCCGGCTACTACGACGGCCTGCTGGGCTTCCTGGCGCACAGCGTGCGCGAGGGTTTCATGGGTGAATGGCAGATGGACCTGGTCCGCACCGGCACCGACGTGCCCGAACTGCTGACCGCGCTGCGCGCCGAGGTCCCCCTGCACCCCCGCGACGACAAGCTGTCAGAGAACCTCTGA
- a CDS encoding RDD family protein produces the protein MVSSSPEASGPGQSASPSASTPNAPAPAVPGLWRRMACWLYEGMLLFAVAMMAGWLFSALSQMRNAMDETRRPLLLGYLFIVFGVYFVWFWSKGQTLGMKTWNIRIVDRQGRPVTQWRALARYIFSWVWLLPPLALHPLLGVPVVETMVLLFGWIAVWALLARFHPERQFWHDAWAGTRLITSKPMSRQ, from the coding sequence ATGGTTTCCAGTTCTCCCGAGGCCTCGGGACCCGGCCAGTCCGCCTCGCCCTCCGCTTCCACGCCCAACGCCCCCGCTCCCGCAGTGCCCGGCCTGTGGCGGCGCATGGCGTGCTGGCTCTATGAGGGCATGCTGCTGTTCGCGGTCGCCATGATGGCCGGCTGGCTGTTCAGCGCCCTCAGCCAGATGCGCAATGCCATGGACGAGACGCGGCGCCCCCTGTTGCTGGGCTACCTGTTCATCGTCTTCGGCGTCTATTTCGTCTGGTTCTGGTCCAAGGGCCAGACTCTGGGCATGAAGACCTGGAATATCCGTATCGTCGACCGCCAAGGCCGGCCGGTGACCCAATGGCGCGCACTGGCTAGGTACATCTTCAGCTGGGTCTGGCTGCTGCCGCCACTGGCTTTGCATCCCCTGCTGGGCGTGCCCGTGGTTGAAACCATGGTCCTGCTGTTCGGCTGGATCGCCGTCTGGGCCCTGCTGGCCCGCTTTCACCCCGAACGCCAGTTCTGGCACGACGCCTGGGCCGGTACGCGGCTCATCACCTCCAAGCCGATGAGCCGCCAATGA
- the ilvN gene encoding acetolactate synthase small subunit, with product MKHIIAVLLENEPGALSRVVGLFSARGYNIESLTVAPTEDASLSRMTIVTNGSDDVIEQITKHLNRLIEVVKVVDLTEGAYTERELMMVKVRAVGKEREEMMRMAEIFRGRIIDVTDKSYTIELTGDHGKNDAFLEAIDRSAILETVRTGASGIGRGERILRV from the coding sequence ATGAAACACATCATTGCAGTGCTGCTGGAAAACGAGCCGGGTGCTCTTTCCCGCGTGGTGGGCCTGTTCTCGGCCCGTGGCTACAACATCGAATCGCTGACCGTGGCGCCGACCGAGGACGCAAGCCTCTCGCGCATGACCATCGTCACCAACGGCTCGGACGACGTGATCGAGCAGATCACCAAACACCTCAACCGCCTCATCGAGGTCGTGAAGGTGGTCGACCTGACCGAAGGCGCTTACACCGAGCGCGAGCTCATGATGGTGAAGGTGCGTGCGGTGGGCAAGGAACGCGAGGAAATGATGCGCATGGCGGAAATCTTCCGCGGCCGCATCATCGACGTGACCGACAAGAGCTACACCATCGAGCTCACCGGCGATCACGGCAAGAACGACGCTTTTCTTGAAGCGATCGACCGCAGTGCCATTCTGGAGACGGTTCGCACCGGCGCCAGCGGCATCGGACGCGGCGAACGCATCCTGCGGGTCTGA
- a CDS encoding GNAT family N-acetyltransferase — MNDYVIRVLASPSDIDPQAWNALLAAQPEPSPFIRHEYLAAMHDSGSASPERGWTPQFITLWRGDVLEAACALYLKDHSYGEYVFDWAWANAYEQHGFAYYPKAVVAAPFTPVPGARLLARDAQSRTLLVQGLVAVCKEQELSSLHLLFGADADIAACTEAGLMLRHTVQFHWTNTTPSIGTQAGYVDFDAFLASLSHDKRKKIRQERRKVADAGVSFRWSRGADIATADWDFFYRCYERTYREHGNPPYLTRDFFQRMADTLPEAWLLFVAERDGRPIATSLIALSTDEAQPLVAYGRYWGALERVDCLHFEACYYQPIAWCIAHGAARFEGGAQGEHKMARALMPVRTTSAHWLAHPSFADAVERFLEREGAGIENYMDHLGERSPFKAA, encoded by the coding sequence TTGAACGATTATGTCATTCGGGTTCTGGCGTCGCCGTCGGACATCGACCCGCAAGCCTGGAACGCCCTGCTCGCGGCGCAGCCCGAGCCCTCGCCCTTCATACGCCACGAATACCTCGCGGCGATGCACGACAGCGGCAGCGCCTCGCCCGAGCGCGGATGGACGCCGCAGTTCATCACGCTGTGGCGCGGCGACGTGCTCGAAGCCGCCTGCGCGCTCTACCTGAAGGACCATTCCTACGGCGAGTACGTGTTCGACTGGGCCTGGGCCAACGCCTACGAGCAGCACGGCTTTGCCTACTACCCCAAGGCCGTGGTGGCGGCGCCCTTCACGCCCGTGCCCGGCGCCCGTCTGCTGGCGCGCGACGCGCAGAGCCGCACGCTGCTGGTGCAGGGGCTGGTGGCCGTCTGCAAGGAACAGGAACTTTCGTCTCTGCATCTGCTGTTCGGTGCCGATGCCGACATCGCCGCATGCACCGAAGCCGGGCTCATGCTGCGTCACACGGTGCAATTCCACTGGACGAACACAACCCCCTCGATTGGCACACAGGCCGGCTACGTCGACTTCGACGCCTTCCTCGCGAGCCTCTCGCACGACAAGCGCAAGAAGATCCGCCAGGAGCGCCGCAAGGTGGCCGACGCCGGCGTCAGCTTCCGCTGGTCGCGCGGCGCCGACATCGCGACCGCCGATTGGGATTTCTTCTACCGCTGCTATGAGCGCACCTACCGCGAGCACGGCAACCCGCCCTACCTCACGCGCGACTTCTTCCAGCGCATGGCCGACACGCTGCCCGAGGCGTGGCTGCTGTTCGTCGCGGAGCGCGACGGGCGCCCCATCGCGACCAGCCTGATCGCACTCTCCACCGATGAAGCCCAACCGCTGGTGGCCTACGGCCGCTACTGGGGGGCGCTGGAGCGCGTCGACTGCCTGCATTTCGAGGCCTGCTACTACCAGCCGATCGCCTGGTGCATCGCGCACGGCGCGGCACGCTTCGAGGGCGGCGCGCAGGGCGAGCACAAGATGGCCCGCGCGCTGATGCCGGTGCGCACCACCAGCGCCCACTGGCTCGCGCACCCGTCGTTCGCGGACGCCGTCGAGCGCTTTCTCGAGCGCGAGGGCGCCGGCATCGAGAACTACATGGACCACCTCGGCGAGCGCAGTCCATTCAAGGCGGCCTGA
- a CDS encoding RNA polymerase sigma factor, producing MATEHELSDFLKNVERRAFKRSVYHVRDEEAALDIVQDSMMKLAQHYGDKPAEELPMLFQRILSNCTLDWFRRQKTRRALFSNLSDFEPADNGEDFDLLENFVSPTDSRESESAEDTTRRSQVFHEIEEQIAALPGRQREAFLMRYWEEMDVAETAAAMGCSEGSVKTHCSRAVHALSKALKAKGISL from the coding sequence TTGGCTACTGAACACGAACTCTCCGACTTCCTGAAAAACGTCGAACGACGGGCCTTCAAGCGCTCGGTCTATCACGTGCGGGACGAAGAAGCGGCCCTGGACATCGTGCAGGACAGCATGATGAAGCTGGCCCAGCACTACGGTGACAAGCCTGCCGAGGAACTGCCGATGCTGTTCCAGCGCATCCTGTCTAACTGCACGCTCGACTGGTTCCGCCGCCAGAAGACCCGCCGCGCCCTTTTCTCCAACCTCAGCGACTTCGAACCGGCCGACAACGGCGAGGATTTCGACCTGCTGGAGAACTTTGTCTCGCCAACCGACTCCAGGGAATCGGAGAGCGCCGAAGACACCACCCGCCGCAGCCAGGTCTTTCACGAAATCGAAGAACAGATCGCGGCTTTGCCCGGCCGTCAACGCGAGGCTTTCCTGATGCGTTACTGGGAGGAAATGGACGTCGCAGAGACGGCCGCCGCAATGGGCTGCTCCGAGGGCAGCGTCAAAACCCATTGTTCGCGAGCTGTCCACGCTCTGAGCAAGGCGCTCAAGGCCAAGGGAATATCGCTATGA
- a CDS encoding diacylglycerol kinase, whose product MSALPDPAVNPQKARKGFERVWHATLISLHGLRAGWSEPAFRQEAILSMLMIPAAFWLGRSWVEVALLAGSAILVMIVELLNTAVEAAIDRIGPEWHDLSKRAKDMGSAAVLLSLTLCGGIWAAALWQRFVS is encoded by the coding sequence ATGAGTGCCCTGCCCGACCCCGCCGTGAACCCGCAGAAGGCCCGCAAGGGCTTCGAACGCGTCTGGCATGCCACCCTGATCTCGCTGCACGGCCTGCGCGCCGGCTGGAGCGAGCCGGCGTTCCGCCAGGAAGCCATCCTGTCGATGCTCATGATCCCGGCCGCGTTCTGGCTCGGGCGCAGCTGGGTCGAGGTGGCACTGCTCGCCGGCAGCGCCATCCTGGTCATGATCGTCGAATTGCTCAACACGGCGGTCGAAGCCGCCATCGACCGCATCGGCCCCGAGTGGCACGACCTCTCCAAGCGCGCGAAGGACATGGGCAGCGCCGCCGTTCTGCTGTCGCTCACGCTGTGCGGTGGCATCTGGGCCGCGGCCCTGTGGCAACGCTTCGTGTCATGA
- a CDS encoding acetolactate synthase 3 catalytic subunit → MEISKAELASAAAASSGAGNTTQELMGAEVLVKALQAEGVQYIWGYPGGAVLYIYDAFYKQDTIQHVLVRHEQAAVHAADGYARATGEVGVALVTSGPGLTNAVTGIATAYMDSIPMVIISGQVPTAAIGLDAFQECDTVGITRPIVKHNFLVKDPKDLAMTMKKAFHIARSGRPGPVVVDVPKDVSFKKTPYSGYPDKVEMRSYNPVRKGHGGQIRKALQLLLAAKRPYIYTGGGVLLGNACNELRTLVDMLGYPVTNTLMGLGAYPASDRKFLGMLGMHGTIEANNAMQNCDVLLAVGARFDDRVIGNPKHFAQNERKIIHVDIDPSSISKRVKVDIPIVGDVKDVLTELISMIRESTAKPDAGALADWWKTIESWRSRDCLKYDRDNKDVIKPQFVVETLWNMTKDADTYITSDVGQHQMWAAQYYRFDEPRRWINSGGLGTMGVGIPYAMGIKLAKPDSEVFTITGEGSVQMCIQELSTCLQYNTPIKICSLNNRYLGMVRQWQEIEYSGRYSHSYMDALPNFVKLAEAYGHVGMLIERPQDVEPALREARKLKDRTVFMDFRTDPTENVFPMVKAGMGITEMLLGSEDL, encoded by the coding sequence ATGGAAATCTCGAAGGCGGAACTCGCTTCCGCAGCAGCCGCGTCCTCTGGCGCCGGCAACACCACGCAAGAACTCATGGGCGCTGAAGTGCTGGTCAAGGCACTGCAGGCCGAAGGCGTCCAGTACATCTGGGGCTACCCGGGCGGCGCGGTTCTCTACATCTACGACGCGTTCTACAAGCAGGACACCATCCAGCATGTGCTGGTGCGCCACGAACAGGCTGCCGTCCACGCAGCTGACGGCTATGCGCGCGCCACCGGCGAAGTCGGCGTGGCCTTGGTCACCTCCGGCCCCGGCCTGACCAATGCGGTCACCGGCATCGCAACGGCCTACATGGATTCGATCCCTATGGTGATCATTTCCGGCCAGGTGCCGACGGCCGCCATCGGCCTCGACGCCTTCCAGGAATGCGACACGGTCGGCATCACGCGCCCCATCGTCAAGCACAACTTCCTCGTCAAGGATCCGAAGGATCTGGCCATGACGATGAAGAAGGCCTTTCACATCGCACGCAGCGGCCGTCCCGGCCCCGTGGTGGTGGATGTGCCGAAGGACGTGTCCTTCAAGAAGACCCCGTACAGCGGCTACCCCGACAAGGTCGAGATGCGCTCGTACAACCCGGTGCGCAAGGGCCACGGCGGGCAGATCCGCAAGGCGCTGCAACTGCTGCTGGCGGCCAAGCGTCCCTACATCTACACCGGCGGCGGTGTGCTCCTGGGCAATGCCTGCAACGAGCTGCGCACGCTGGTCGACATGCTCGGCTACCCGGTCACGAACACGCTGATGGGCCTGGGTGCCTATCCGGCGAGCGATCGCAAGTTCCTCGGCATGCTGGGCATGCACGGCACCATCGAAGCCAACAACGCGATGCAGAACTGCGACGTGCTGCTGGCCGTGGGCGCGCGCTTCGACGACCGGGTGATCGGCAACCCGAAGCACTTCGCGCAGAACGAACGCAAGATCATTCACGTCGACATCGACCCGTCGAGCATCTCCAAGCGCGTGAAGGTCGACATTCCGATCGTTGGCGACGTGAAGGACGTGCTCACCGAACTGATCTCGATGATCCGCGAGAGCACCGCCAAGCCCGATGCCGGCGCACTGGCCGACTGGTGGAAGACCATCGAGAGCTGGCGCTCGCGCGACTGCCTCAAGTACGACCGCGACAACAAGGACGTGATCAAGCCGCAGTTCGTGGTCGAAACCCTCTGGAACATGACCAAGGACGCCGACACGTACATCACGTCGGACGTCGGCCAGCACCAGATGTGGGCCGCGCAGTACTACCGCTTCGACGAGCCGCGTCGCTGGATCAATTCGGGTGGCCTGGGCACCATGGGCGTGGGCATTCCCTACGCCATGGGCATCAAGCTCGCCAAGCCCGATTCGGAAGTGTTCACCATCACCGGCGAAGGTTCGGTGCAGATGTGCATCCAAGAGTTGTCGACCTGCCTGCAATACAACACGCCGATCAAGATCTGCTCGCTCAACAACCGCTACCTGGGCATGGTGCGCCAGTGGCAAGAGATCGAATACTCCGGTCGCTACAGCCACAGCTACATGGACGCGTTGCCCAACTTCGTGAAGCTCGCCGAGGCTTATGGCCACGTCGGCATGCTGATCGAGCGTCCACAAGACGTGGAGCCCGCGCTGCGTGAGGCGCGCAAGCTCAAGGACCGCACGGTCTTCATGGATTTCCGTACCGATCCCACCGAGAACGTGTTCCCGATGGTGAAGGCCGGCATGGGCATCACCGAGATGCTGCTGGGTTCCGAAGATCTCTGA
- a CDS encoding DUF3619 family protein gives MNTKVPTSQSSAAEDRFGQRLAARLSDANQALPHDISERLRIARSQAVAARKQAPQLRTASAAVQSGHTVTLGGSWWTRIGSVVPLIALVAGLITISVLQDDDRASELADVDSALLTGDLPPAAYTDPGFAQFLKSDSASD, from the coding sequence ATGAACACTAAGGTTCCAACCTCTCAATCCAGCGCAGCAGAAGACCGCTTCGGCCAACGGCTGGCGGCCCGGCTGTCGGACGCCAACCAGGCGTTGCCGCACGACATCAGCGAGCGTCTGCGCATTGCCCGTTCGCAGGCCGTGGCTGCGCGCAAGCAAGCGCCGCAGCTGCGCACGGCATCCGCCGCGGTCCAGTCTGGCCACACGGTCACGCTGGGCGGCAGCTGGTGGACGCGCATCGGTTCGGTGGTGCCCCTCATCGCCCTGGTGGCCGGCCTGATCACCATCAGCGTGCTTCAGGACGACGACCGCGCCAGCGAACTTGCCGACGTCGACTCGGCCCTGCTGACGGGCGACCTGCCGCCCGCCGCCTATACCGATCCGGGCTTCGCTCAATTCCTGAAGTCCGACAGCGCCTCCGACTGA
- a CDS encoding DUF3106 domain-containing protein, producing the protein MRRRSVSRAKTLLPLRPLPAGAVVWAGALAAAAFGLTLADAQTLPEATKPAAHAAATNGAASPKAVATTKPLWSDLSTEQQHALKPLASHWNTLNVGQKRKWLALSRNYANMPADDQVTLHSRMIEWAALSNQQRAQARLNFAEVKRVPADERRLKWEQYQALSEEEKRKLAERAPPKPRGAALPVRPVSSQKLVPVPAVTPPGQHTPRIVPAMLPTPVLPPAAIAVSSPAASERATTPASVIAVPAASAPSSLTPPPVPAEAQVPAPSAASAPAASSSAP; encoded by the coding sequence ATGCGACGCCGCTCCGTTTCCCGTGCGAAAACCCTGCTTCCGTTGCGCCCGCTTCCGGCGGGCGCCGTCGTTTGGGCCGGCGCGCTGGCAGCCGCCGCCTTCGGCCTGACGCTGGCCGATGCCCAGACGTTGCCCGAGGCCACCAAGCCCGCCGCGCATGCCGCAGCCACCAATGGCGCGGCAAGCCCCAAGGCCGTCGCGACGACCAAGCCCCTCTGGAGCGACCTGAGCACCGAACAGCAGCACGCCCTGAAGCCCCTGGCTTCGCACTGGAACACGCTGAACGTCGGCCAAAAGCGCAAATGGCTTGCCCTGTCGCGCAACTACGCGAACATGCCCGCCGACGACCAGGTCACGCTGCACAGCCGCATGATCGAGTGGGCGGCGCTGAGCAACCAGCAGCGCGCCCAGGCCCGCCTGAACTTCGCCGAGGTCAAGCGGGTCCCCGCCGATGAGCGCCGGCTCAAATGGGAGCAATACCAGGCGCTGAGCGAAGAAGAAAAACGCAAGCTCGCCGAGCGCGCACCGCCCAAGCCGCGCGGCGCCGCCCTGCCGGTGCGCCCGGTTTCGTCGCAAAAACTGGTGCCGGTGCCGGCCGTCACGCCGCCGGGGCAGCACACGCCCCGCATCGTGCCAGCCATGCTCCCCACGCCCGTGCTGCCGCCGGCAGCCATCGCGGTGAGTTCGCCTGCTGCGTCGGAACGCGCGACCACACCGGCCAGCGTCATCGCCGTGCCGGCCGCCTCGGCGCCAAGCAGCCTCACGCCGCCGCCGGTGCCCGCCGAGGCCCAGGTGCCGGCCCCGTCAGCGGCATCGGCGCCTGCGGCCTCGTCCTCCGCCCCCTGA
- a CDS encoding P-II family nitrogen regulator has protein sequence MKQITAIVKPFKLEDVREALAEVGVTGLTVTEVKGFGRQKGHTELYRGAEYVVDFLPKMKVEVVVNESDVERCIEAIVSSARTGKIGDGKIFVTEVERIVRIRTGEENENAV, from the coding sequence ATGAAGCAGATCACCGCCATCGTCAAACCCTTCAAGCTCGAGGACGTGCGCGAAGCCCTGGCCGAAGTGGGCGTCACCGGCCTCACGGTGACCGAGGTCAAGGGCTTCGGCCGCCAGAAGGGCCACACCGAGCTGTACCGCGGCGCCGAGTACGTGGTCGACTTCCTGCCCAAGATGAAGGTCGAAGTGGTCGTCAACGAGAGCGACGTCGAGCGCTGCATCGAAGCCATCGTGAGCTCGGCGCGCACGGGCAAGATCGGCGACGGCAAGATCTTCGTGACCGAGGTGGAGCGCATCGTGCGCATCCGCACCGGCGAAGAAAACGAAAACGCAGTTTAG
- the ilvC gene encoding ketol-acid reductoisomerase: MKVYYDKDADLSLIKGKTVAIIGYGSQGHAHAQNLNDSGVKVVVGLRKGGASWDKVGKAGLQVAEVADAVKSADVVMILLPDEQIAAVYKNDVAPNIKEGASLVFAHGFNVHYGFVQPRADLDVWMVAPKAPGHTVRGTYTQGGGVPHLIAVHQDKSGKARDLALSYATANGGGKAGIIETNFREETETDLFGEQAVLCGGTVELIKAGFETLVEAGYAPEMAYFECLHELKLIVDLIYEGGIANMNYSISNNAEYGEYVTGPRIVNDETKKAMKKVLQDIQTGEYAKSFVLEAAAGQPVLISRRRLNAEHQIEVVGEKLRAMMPWIKKNKLVDQTRN; the protein is encoded by the coding sequence ATGAAGGTTTATTACGACAAGGACGCGGACCTGAGCCTCATCAAGGGCAAGACGGTTGCCATCATCGGCTACGGCTCGCAAGGTCACGCTCACGCGCAGAACCTGAACGACAGCGGCGTCAAGGTCGTGGTCGGCCTGCGCAAGGGCGGCGCTTCGTGGGACAAGGTCGGCAAGGCTGGCCTGCAGGTCGCTGAAGTTGCTGACGCCGTGAAGTCGGCCGACGTCGTCATGATCCTGCTGCCCGACGAGCAGATCGCCGCCGTCTACAAGAACGACGTGGCCCCGAACATCAAGGAAGGCGCTTCGCTCGTCTTCGCGCACGGTTTCAACGTGCACTACGGTTTCGTGCAGCCGCGCGCCGACCTCGACGTGTGGATGGTCGCTCCCAAGGCCCCGGGCCACACCGTGCGCGGCACGTACACGCAAGGTGGCGGCGTGCCCCACCTGATCGCGGTGCACCAGGACAAGAGCGGCAAGGCGCGTGACCTCGCGCTGAGCTACGCCACCGCCAACGGCGGCGGCAAGGCCGGCATCATCGAGACCAACTTCCGCGAAGAAACCGAGACCGACCTGTTCGGCGAACAAGCGGTTCTGTGCGGCGGCACGGTCGAGCTGATCAAGGCCGGTTTCGAAACGCTGGTGGAAGCCGGCTATGCGCCCGAAATGGCGTACTTCGAATGCCTGCACGAGCTGAAGCTGATCGTCGACCTGATCTATGAAGGCGGCATCGCCAACATGAACTACTCGATCTCGAACAACGCTGAATACGGCGAGTACGTCACCGGCCCGCGCATCGTGAACGACGAGACCAAGAAGGCCATGAAGAAGGTCCTGCAGGACATCCAGACCGGCGAATACGCCAAGAGCTTCGTGCTCGAAGCCGCTGCCGGCCAGCCGGTGCTGATCAGCCGCCGTCGCCTGAACGCCGAGCATCAGATCGAAGTTGTCGGCGAAAAGCTGCGCGCGATGATGCCCTGGATCAAGAAGAACAAGCTGGTCGACCAGACCCGCAACTGA
- the ppa gene encoding inorganic diphosphatase, which yields MSFDKVSPGKNVPDAFNVVIEIPMNADPIKYEVDKESGAIFVDRFMTTAMYYPANYGYVPQTLSGDGDPVDVLVIAPYPLLPGVVVPCRPLGILMMEDEAGVDGKVLAVPTDKVLPIYSHWKSVDDVNPMRLKAISHFFEHYKDLEAGKWVKVLGWEGIDAAKKEILDGIAAYKK from the coding sequence ATGTCCTTCGACAAAGTCTCCCCCGGCAAGAACGTCCCCGACGCATTCAATGTCGTGATCGAAATCCCGATGAACGCCGACCCGATCAAGTACGAAGTCGACAAGGAATCGGGCGCGATCTTCGTGGACCGCTTCATGACGACGGCCATGTACTACCCCGCCAACTACGGCTACGTGCCGCAGACCCTGTCGGGCGACGGCGACCCGGTCGACGTGCTCGTCATTGCCCCTTACCCGCTGCTGCCGGGCGTGGTCGTGCCTTGCCGCCCCCTGGGCATCCTGATGATGGAAGACGAAGCCGGCGTCGACGGCAAGGTGCTGGCCGTGCCCACCGACAAGGTGCTGCCGATCTACAGCCACTGGAAGTCCGTCGACGACGTGAACCCGATGCGCCTGAAGGCCATCAGCCACTTCTTCGAGCACTACAAGGACCTGGAAGCCGGCAAGTGGGTCAAGGTGCTGGGCTGGGAAGGCATCGACGCCGCCAAGAAGGAAATTCTTGACGGCATCGCCGCCTACAAGAAGTAA